DNA from Geobacillus vulcani PSS1:
ACGCTGCCTGAGGGAGGTTCAACTGTTTGGCGTTGACGCCAAAGACGCCCTGGGCCGCGGCTTGGATGCCGGCGACGTTGCGCCCGGACGAGCTGCGGCCGAACGGAACGACGTTTAAATAGGCCTGTAAAATGTCTGTTTTGGAAAAAAATTTTTCCAGACGAAGCGAGAGCAGCATTTCTTTCGCCTTCCGTTCAAACGACACCTCGTTCGTCAGCATCTGGTTTTTGACGAGCTGCTGCGTGAGCGTGCTCCCGCCGCTTTTGACCGGTGAGTTGGTCAGCTCTTGAAACACAGCGCGGATGACGGCCTTCGGAACGACGCCGTGATGTTCATAAAAATGTTCGTCTTCTGTCGCGATGATGGCTTGCACGACGTACGGAGACACGTCGGACAGGCGCACTGCCTCGCGGTCAAGGTCGGACCGGAACCGCCCTAAATACACGCCGCCGTCAAAGTACATATGGCTCGTTTCGCCGTAACTGTAAATCTCCTTTTTCATCTCGTCGGGCGAGGGAATGGGCATATCCTTGACCAAAAAGGCAAAATAGCCGGCGCCCGCGCCGATGGCAAAGCAGACAAAGCAGAGTGCGGCGACGAGCAAAATCAAGATGACGTTCCAAACGACATCGTATGTAAGTGAAAAATAATGCCACGCTTTTTCAAGAGAAGCGGAAAATTGGTTTCGCTTCATGCCAGCCCCCCTATGCGGCACGTCATTATATATTAAGTATACCATAGGAAGGGGAGACATTGTGGAATTTTGCCGATTTTTCGCCGTTTGCGCGAAAAGGGTTAGGGTTGACAGCGAGTGCATCGCTATGGTAATAAGTTATATATATTTCATATGAGAAAGCGATGATGGGAACAAGTAGCGGCTGTCTCCCTGGTGCAGAGAGCTGGCGGACGGTGCGAGCCAGTCCACAGGCAGGCGTGAATTACCTCCCTGAGCAGCGATGGCGAACAGCGTTGTTTTGCCTAGTAGCCATTTGCCGGCATGCGCCGTTACCGAAATGAGCGGGAAAGCAGGACGCTTTCCAAGTAGGGTGGTACCGCGGTTTGACACTCGCCCCTTCATCACGGGCGGGTGTTTTCTTTATTTAGGACATTCATAGAGAGGTGAAGGACATGGATTTGCTTGCGGAATTGCAATGGCGCGGGCTCGTCAACCAAACGACAGATGAGGACGGGCTCCGAGAGCTGTTGAAGGAAGAGAGCGTGACGCTTTATTGCGGGTTTGACCCGACGGCGGACAGTTTGCATATCGGCAACTTGGCCGCCATTTTGACGCTGCGCCGTTTCCAACAGGCGGGCCATCAACCGATTGCGCTAGTTGGCGGCGCCACTGGGCTGATCGGTGATCCGAGCGGGAAAAAAAGCGAGCGTACGCTCAATGCCAAAGAAACCGTCGAGGCATGGAGCGCACGCATTCAAGAGCAGCTCGCCCGCTTTTTAGATTTTGAAGCGCACGGCAACCCGGCGAAAATCAAAAACAATTACGACTGGATCGGGCCGCTGGATGTGATCTCGTTTTTGCGCGATGTCGGCAAGCATTTCAGCGTCAACTACATGCTGGCGAAAGAGTCGGTTCAGTCGCGCATCGAGACGGGCATTTCCTTTACCGAGTTCAGCTACATGATGCTGCAGGCGTATGACTTCCTGAAGTTGTACGAGACGGAAGGCTGCCGTCTGCAAATCGGCGGGAGCGACCAGTGGGGCAACATTACGGCCGGGCTTGAACTCATTCGCAAAACAAACAGCGAGGCGAAAGCGTTCGGCTTGACGATTCCGCTTGTGACGAAGGCGGACGGCACAAAATTCGGCAAAACGGAAAGCGGCACGATCTGGCTCGATCCCGAGAAAACATCGCCGTACGAGTTTTACCAGTTTTGGATCAACACTGACGACCGCGATGTCATCCGTTACTTGAAATATTTTACGTTCCTGTCAAAAGAGGAAATCGAGGCGCTTGAGCAAGAGCTGCGTGAGGCGCCGGAGAAGCGGGCGGCGCAAAAGGCGCTTGCCGAGGAAGTGACAAAGCTCGTGCACGGCGAAGAGGCGCTCAGGCAAGCAGTCCGCATTTCTGAAGCGCTCTTTAGCGGCGACATCGCCAAGTTGACCGCGGCGGAAATTGAGCAAGGCTTCAAAGATGTGCCGTCATTTGTTCATGAAGGAGGCGACGTTCCGCTTGTCGAGCTGCTCGTTTCCGCCGGCATTTCGCCATCGAAGCGGCAAGCGCGCGAAGATATCCAAAACGGCGCCATTTATGTGAACGGAGAGCGCATCCAAGACGTGGGCGCCGTCCTGACCGCCGAGCACCGCTTGGAAGGGCGGTTTACCGTCATCCGCCGCGGAAAGAAAAAGTATTATTTGATTCGCTACGCCTAAACAAAAAGATCCGAAATGCATGGGCATTTCGGATCTTTTTTGCGCCTTAACGCGAGTAGAACTCGACGATGAGCGCTTCGTTGATTTCCGCCGGCAGTTCGGAACGCTCCGGCAAGCGGGTGTACGTTCCTTCCATTTTTTCTGGATTGAACGTCAAGTAATCCGGAATGTAATTGTTCGCTTCGAGCGCTTCTTTAATCACTTGCAAGTTGCGCGATTTTTCGCGGACGGCGATCGTTTGCCCCGGTTTGACGCGGTACGACGGGATGTTGACGCGGTTGCCGTCAACCAAAATGTGACCGTGCGTCACGAGCTGGCGGGCTTGGCGGCGCGTGCGGGCCAACCCTAAGCGGTAGACAAGGTTGTCCAAGCGCGACTCCAACAAAATCATGAAGTTTTCGCCGTGTTTGCCCGGCATTTTGCCCGCTTCTTCAAATGTTTTGCGGAATTGGCGCTCGTTCACGCCGTACATATGGCGCAGCTTTTGTTTTTCTTGCAGCTGCAAGCCATATTCGGACAATTTCCGCCGTTGCCCTGGGCCGTGTTGGCCAGGCGGATACGGACGTTTTTGCAATTCTTTGCCCGTGCCGCTCAACGAGATGCCGAGGCGGCGGGAAATTTTCCACATGGGTCCAGTATAGCGAGCCATTCGTTGCTCCTCCTTACGCTTTTATTCCCGTAAAATAAAAGCAGATGTGCGCCAACAATTATGGCCATTTTGTTTTCATGCATCCTCGCTCTCGCAGCTAAGAGTTACACGATGCACCTCGGCGGGCCGAGGAACAAAATGAACCATAAAGGTGGGCACAAAGGCTGCTATATTTTACACAAGGGCTATTATATGATTTTTAAAGGATAAAGTCAACATTTTGTTTCCCTTCTTCTCTATTCTTATGATATAATAAAAGATGCAATTTTTAGAAAAAATTTGTCATCCCATTCTCTCGTTATGGAATGATGATGCCGGTTTGGGTGGAAAAGGCGATGAACAAGGATGAAATGAAGCGGTATGAATCGTTTAAACAAAAATTTTTCCACTGGTTTTTGGCGTTTCAGGACGACGGGCCGTTTTCGGCGGCGGCGGGCGAGTTGCTCGCGCTGCTAAAAGAAGAGCTGGCGCTCGAGCAAGCCGTTTTTTATTCGTACGACCCGACGCGGGCCGCTTTTTATCCGGAAGCGGCCGCGGTTGGAACGCCGGACGCTGGGTTGATCGCGGCTGAAGGAGAGCGTGAAGTTGTGGTTGTCGATGCCGGTGGGCCGCATATGGCGGCCCGGCTCTTTTTCCTGCTTTCCGATGAAGCGCCGGCGATGGTCGAGCTGATGTATCGAAAAGAAAGTGGTTTTGACGAGCGGTTGTTGAGGGAGATCCGGACGGATTTGGCGCGATTGTTTGGGAAACTTAGCGCGGTGCTGCAAGGAACAGGCGAAGAGAAACGGTATGGACAGCTGCATCGCTTCGCCGCAAAAATTCATTCCTCGATGCATATCGATGATGTACTTGAAGAAATTATCCGCACGCTGCAAAACGTCTATCCATCGTTCACCTACCACCTTCTGTTGTCACATGACAACCATCTGCGGGGAAATTTGCCGATTAAAACGCTTGTATTGGATGAAAGGGAAAGACAGACGGCGGCGTTGCGGGCGTTTTTGACTGGGCAAGTGCAATGCGAGGAGATGGAGGCGCCGCCGCGCTCAGTGCTGTACGCCCCGATTAAAGGGGTGCAGGCGGTGTATGGGGTGATTGAAATTATCGCTCCATACGCGGCACCATTTCCGAAGCGGGAGATTCATTTTATTTCGTTGCTGGCGAGCACGGCTGGAAGCGCGCTTGAGAACGCCAAGTTGTATGAACAGTCGCGCCGGCTTGTCGCCGATTTGCAGCTGATCAACGATACGATGCGCCAATTGAACGCCCGGCTGCGGCTTCATGAAGCCATTGAGTACATGGTATCGCAAATCCAACAATCGTTTGGTGCGGATGAAGTCGGTTTTTTCTTGTTTGCCGACGGCAAGAGGGAGCTTTTGCCAGGCAGCACGCCGTTTTTTTTCGACCATCGGTCCGGGCCCTATATCGAATGGGTGGAAAAGCGGCGCCAAAGCGGCAATGACATTTTATTTGCCGGTGATGTATGCATGTCTGCATTCGGCCCGTTTCGCTCCATTATGGCGGCGCCGATGCAACAAAATAAGGAAACGAAGGGGCTGTGCATTGCGCTCGCCAGCGAGCCATATCAATTTACGTTTGAGATGTTTAAGCTGTTGGAATCGCTCGTTCAACATTCAACGCTGGCGTTTATGAACGCGATGCTGCGCGAAGAGCTTGAGAAGCTGGTGGTCACCGATTATTTGACAAAACTGCATACGCGCCGCTACTTGGACGAGGTGATCCAAACATCCATGGGATCCGATGCATCCGGGGCGCTCATTTTGTTTGACATCGACAACTTTAAGCAAATCAACGATGTGTACGGTCATCAAACGGGCGATGGGGTGCTTGTCCAAGTGGCTGAGACGGTGCGCGCCAACATTCGCGATGGCGATGTAGCGGCGCGTTGGGGCGGGGAAGAGCTGGCGGTGTATTTGCCGAAAGTGCTGCTGTCTGACGCCATTTCGATTGCCCGCCGCATCACAGAAAAAGTCAGGGAACAAACGGTTCCAACGGTGACCGTTTCGTGCGGCGTGTCATGGTGGGAGCGCCATGGCTGCGAGGATGCCAAACAGCTGTTCAAACGAGCCGACGCCGCGCTTTATATGGCAAAAGAGACGGGAAAAAACTGCATTTTTGTGCACGATGACTGTCATTTGTATAAGGTGTAAAAAGAGGAATCCGGACAAGCGGATTCCTTCTTCGCACTTGGTGCGCATTTTTCGTCAGGCGGAAATGAGCACGCTGGCAAATTGTTCCAAGTAGCGGCGATCGATGTCATCGAAGCGGTTTTTCACCGGGCTGTCGATGTCAAGAACGCCAATGATGCAGCCGTCTTTGATGAGCGGCACGACGATTTCCGATTGAGACGCCGCATCGCAGGCGATATGGCCTGGGAATTGGTGAACGTCAGGAACGACCAACGTCCGCCGTTCAGCGGCCGCCGTGCCGCACACCCCCTTGCCGAACGGGATGCGCACGCATGCCGGCAAGCCTTGGAACGGACCAAGCACAAGCTCATCGCCGTCTGCGAGATAAAAACCGACCCAGTTGATGTCGGATAAAAATTGATTGAGCAAGGCAGCTGCGTTCGCCAAGTTGGCGATGAAGTTGGGTTCCCCGGAAATGAGCGATTTCAGCTGTTCGATGACGAGCGCGTAATTTTCTTCGCGTGTTCCATTGTAAGCCATGGGACGAAACATAGAACGGGCCTCCTTTTCATCATGATTGAAAGCACGATCCCTCACCTCAGCATCCAGCGGATGCAAGCGGGGATAAGACTGATTCGCCTATTTTTTATGATGGCTGCGGGCGATTGTCAATCGAAAGCGCCTCACGGTCCATCCTCTCCCGTCCTTGGTGCAAGTCGGCGGCGCGGTGGGCGTCGGATCCGTAGACGATCGGGATGCCCCGCCGTCGCGCCTCGGCGATCACGCCGCTCGGTGGATACGGCTCCAAGCAGAGCGGTTTGGCGGCGCCGGCGCCGTTGTAGTCCAATTCATAGCCGAACTGCTTGATGTCATCGAGAATGGCAACCATCCACTCATCCATTGATTCCAAGCATGGGAAACGGCGTTGGAACTTGCGCACAAGGGTCATATGGCCGATGCGTTTCGGTTTGTAACGGCCGAGATCCGCGCGGATCGATTGCCGCACCGTTTCGTAGTAGGCGCGGTGGACGCGTTCGACCGATCCGAACAGGCGGACGATCTCGGCAAACATATCTTCGCTGTAATCAAGGCATACATATTGCCCTTCGTGGGCCAAAAAGTGAACCGATAAAATGCTGTCGTCAAGCAGCGGGCCGACCTCGTCGAGCAGGCGGGACGTCTCCTCTTCAAAACCAGGAATGAAATCGACCTCGAGCCCGATGCGGATGGCGATGTCGGTTCGATAACGGGCTTTCACCTCAGCCACCGCGTGCAAATAGCGTTCAAGATCGCTCGGGCTCATTGCGCAGTCTTGGTTTGGCGTCGGATCGACAAACCGCTCTGGAAGCGGCGCGTGTTCCGTGAATGAAATATCGGTATAGCCGAGGGCGATGGCGCGTTCTACATACGCTTCAAGCGGATCGCGGCTTCCGTGCGGGCAAAACGGCGTATGAATATGGCCGTCGCGCATGATGGATTTTCCCCCTTTCTCCCTAATGTATCATAGCAAAAATCCTGTAAAAAAAATAAAAATTTTGGTCAAAAAATGTCGTTAACATGGTATCATAAAAACATTGAAAAACATATATTTCTGCCTTCTCCGCTATTTTCATTTATTCGATAGAAGTAGCTTGAGTGCAAGGAGGGCATCATGCGGATGGGAATGGCATGGATCGTTCTGCTCCTCGGCGCGGGGGCAATCATATATAATCATGTGTACCGGAAGCGGATGTACCGGGAAATCGATCGGCTCGAGGAATGGAAAATCAATGTGATGAACCGGCCGGTCCCAGATGAGCTGGCGAAAGTGAAACAGCTGAATATGACAGGGGAGACGGAGCAGCTGTTTGAACGATGGCGCCAGCAATGGGACGACATTGTGGCAGTGAAGCTGCCGAATGTGGAAGAACAGCTGTTTGACGCGGAGCGGCTGCTCGACAAATACCGCTACCGGCAGGCGCGCCGGTTGCTTGGGCAGATCGCCGACGGATTGCGTTGTCTTGAGGAAGAAGTGCATGAAATCATTCATGAAGTGAATGAGTTGATCGGCAGCGAGGAACAAAGCCGGGCGGAGATCGAAGAGCTGCGTGCGGCTCACCGGGAAGCGAAAAAGGTGCTGATTGCTTACCGTTATACGTTCGGTTCGGCTGCCGACTTGCTTGACGTCCGTTTAACGGAAGCGGAAAAGCAGTTTCAGCGGTTTGCCGAATTGACGGAAGCCGGCAACTATTTGGCGGCGCGCGATGTGGTTCTGACACTGAAGGAAGAGCTCGGCCGGCTCACAGCCATGATGGAAGAAATTCCTAAACTGCTTGGCGAATGCCAAACGTCATTGCCCGCTCAGCTCGCTGAGTTGGCGGATGGCTATCGAGAGATGGAAGAGCGCGGATACATCCTTGACCACTTGCACATGGAGCGCACGCTTCAGGAAAAGCGGGAAAAAATGGAGCGATGTCTGGCCATGATCCATGAGCTACGCATCGAAGAAGCGAAGCAGATTGCCGCTGAGCTGAAAGAAGAGATCGACGCGCTCTACGATTTGCTCGAAAACGAAGTGCTCGCGCATCAATATGTGCAAACGGAAATGCCGCGCATTGGCAGCATGCTTCAGGAGCTCGCCACCGAGGCGAAGGAAACCGAGGCCGAGGCGCTGTTCGTCCAGCAAAGCTACCATTTGGCGCCAAGCGACCTCGAAAAATACCGGAGCATCGAAAAGCAGCTGCACCAGTTGCAAAAGCGGTTTTTTCTCATTCAAGACCGCGTTGCCGAGGCGAAAACAGCGTATTCGCTCCTGAAAGAGGAGCTTGAGCAGCTTGTGTCCCAAATCGAGCTCATGAAGGAAGAGCATGAACAGTTTCGAACGATGCTGCAGACGCTGCGCAAAGACGAATTGATCGCCCGCGAAAAGCTTGAGGCTATGCGAAAAACATTGGCCGAGGCGCTCCGCCTTGTGCAAAAAAGCCGGCTGCCGGGACTGCCTGAGCCGTATTCGCTCGAACTGGCGGAAGCGAGACGCAGCTTGCAGGCCGTCGCCGCGCGCCTGGAGGAAAAGCCGCTTGACATGCCGGCAGTCGATCAGGCGCTGGAGGAAGCGAAAGCGGCTGTGGAACGGCTGTATGAGCGGACGGTGGAAATGATTGAACAGGCGACGCTGGCGGAGCGGACGATTCAATACGGCAACCGCTACCGCCGCCGCTATCCAGCGGTCCGCCAAAGGCTGGAAGAAGCCGAATGTTTATTTCGCCATTATGATTATGAGGAGGCGCTCCGGCAGGCGGTGGCGGCCGTTGAAGAAGTCGAGCCGGGCGCGTTTGACCGTGTGCAGAAACTATGGCAGGAGGATCACAGCCGGGAGCAGTGATCAACCACCCGATAAATGTCGGCTTTCAGCGATATTTATCGGGTTTTTGGTGAATAATGTAAATGATTGTATGTTTTCGTTGCCGATTGGCGCTCATTTTGTTTATCATCTCCAATGGAGAAGCCCCCCTTCCTAGCGTGAGCGTAAGTGGGACTGAAACGGTTTCTCCCATCACGGATGTTCCTCTTGCACGAAAAGAACAGATGGTATAGAATAACGCGATAGGAACGTGTGTTCCTTTTTTGCTGGAGGGAAGGTCATGCATAAAGCCGATCGACTTCGGTTTGGGAGAGCGTTCAAGTATATTCTGCTAAGGACAAGCGGAGGATGGAAGCGATGATTTATCTTGACAACAGCGCGACGACCAAACCATTTCCGGAAGTGGTCGATTCGTTCGTCGCCGTCGCCACGAACTATTTTGCCAATCCGTCGTCGCTCCATGGGTTGGGCATGAAAGCGGAGCGGCTCTTGGCGCAGGCGCGCGAACAAATCGCCGCCATGCTGCGCGTCAAGCCGAACGAAATCGTTTTTACCTCCGGCGGAACGGAGGCGAACAATTTCGCCATCAAAGGAGTCGCCTGGCAATATCAGCGGCGCGGCCGCCATATCATTACGACGAAAATCGAGCATCCGTCTGTCGCTGAACCGTGCCGCCAGCTCGAGGAGCTTGGTTTTGAGGTGACGTACTTGCCGGTCGACCGCGAAGGAAGGGTGTCGGTTGAGCAAGTGGAACGCGCGCTGCGCGACGATACGATTCTCGTGTCAGTGATGCACGTCAATAACGAAGTTGGCACGGTGCAGCCGATCGAAGAAATCGGAGCGCTTTTAGCCCACTATCCGAAAACGTTGTTTCACGTCGATCGGGTGCAAGGCATCAGCAAAGTGCCGCTCGACTTGAAGCAAGCCGGCGTTGATTTATGCACGATATCAGCGCATAAATTTCACGGATTGCGCGGCGCCGGCTTGCTTTACGTCCGCGAAGGCGTCCGCCTGGCGCCGTTGATTGCCGGCGGCGGGCAGGAGCGGCAGCTTCGGTCCGGAACGGAAAATGTCGCCGCCATCGTCGCGATGGCGAAGGCGCTTCGCTTGGCGCTCGAGCGCTACGAGCGGGACATCGGCCGGCTTCAAGCATTGAAAGACGAGTGGCTTGAAGCGCTTGCGGCGATTCCAGACATCGAGATCAACACGCCGCGTGATGGCGCCGCCCCCCACATCATCAATTTTTCGCTAAAAAGCGGCATCAAGCCGGAAGTGTTTGTTCACGAGCTGGAGAAAAGCGGAATCTATGTCTCCACGACGTCGGCCTGTTCGTCGAAAAAGAAGGCGCCGAGCAAGACGCTTTTGGCCATGGGGCTCGGCGAGGGCCGCGCCGAGCGCGGCATTCGCATCAGCTTGTCGTTTGACAACAGCCGGGAAGAAATCGCGCCCGCAGTGGCAGCGATCAAACAGGCGATCAAAACGTTAAGCGAGGTAACGGAATAAGATGATGAACTATGACCGCATTTTGATCCGCTACGGGGAAATGACGACGAAAGGAAAAAACCGGAACATCTTCGTCCGGCGTCTTAAAAACAACATTGCCCGCAAACTGCAGGCGTTCGAGCGGATTCAGATTGAATATATGCGCGACCGAATGTACATTTTATTAAACGGCGAGCCGCATGAACCGATCATCGAAAAGCTGAAAACCGTTTTTGGCATTCATTCGTTCAGCCTGGCGATGAAGTGTGAAAACGATCTTGACGCCATTAAGAAAACAGCGCTCGCCGCCGTCCGCCAGCTTCCATACCAAGGAAAAACGTTTAAAGTGAGCGCCCGCCGCGTCGACAAGCAGTTTCCGTATCGAAGCGACGAACTGAACTACGAGGTGGGGGCGCACATTTTGCGGCATACGGACGGACTGACGGTCAACGTGCGCGAGCCGGATCTTGATGTGCGCATTGAAGTGCGCCAAGACGGGACGTATATCACGTGCCGCGACATTTTCGGCGCCGGCGGCCTGCCGGTCGGGACGAGCGGCAAGGCGATGCTCATGCTCTCCGGCGGCATCGACAGCCCGGTTGCGGGTTATTTGGCGATGAAGCGCGGTTTGGAAATTGAAGCCGTTCACTTTTTCAGCCCCCCGTTTACAAGCGAACGGGCGAAGCAAAAAGTGATTGACCTTGTGCGCAAACTGACGACATACGGCGGGAGAATCAAGCTTCACATCGTGCCGTTTACGGAAGTGCAACAAGCCATTTATCAAGGCGTTCCAAACGAGTACTCGTTGATTTCGACTCGGCGGGCGATGCTGAAGATCACCGACGAGCTGCGCCGCCGCCAGCGGGCGTTGGCGATTGTTACGGGCGAAAGCCTCGGCCAAGTCGCAAGCCAGACGCTAGAAAGCATGTACGTGATCAATGAGGTGACCAACACCCCAATTTTGCGCCCGCTTGTTTCCATGGATAAGATGGAAATTATCGAGATTGCTAAACGAATCGATACTCACGATATTTCCATTCTTCCTTATGAAGACTGTTGCACCATTTTTACGCCAAGAGCGCCGAAAACGAAGCCGAAAAAAGAAAAAGTGCTCCATTATGAGAGCCAGCTCGATCTCGCTCCGCTTCTCGAGAAGGCGGTCAATGACACGGAGACGCTGGTCATTGACGAAGAAAACGGACGGGCGGACGAGTTTGCCGAGTTGTTTTGAATCTCAAAATTTACCAAAAAGCATCTCTGCATATCGCCATCTGTTTTCACACATTCTATAGGTACAAGGAGGTGAAAACAGATGGCACGCAACAACAGCAATCAACTGCTCGTTCCAGGTGCGCAACAAGCGCTGGAGCAAATGAAATATGAGATCGCTCAAGAATTTGGCGTGAACTTAGGCGCTGACACGACTTCGCGCGCCAACGGTTCGGTTGGCGGCGAGATCACGAAACGTCTTGTCTCCATGGCGCAGCAACAATTGGGCGGCGCACGCCAATTCTAATTTCATACCGATGGCTTGCGCGGCGGGGGCATCCCCCGCCGCTTTCGTATGGGAAAAATGGTATTCAAAATAGAACGACTATTTTGTATAATAGAGATGCCGACCGCGGCGAAACAAGATAGAGGGGGAGAGGAAAGATGAGGCGGGAAGATTTGATTGCTCCCGAGCGCTACAATTTGACATCGGAAATGGAACGGCATGCGACGGCTCACCCGGATCGGATCGCATTGAAATGGGAGAGCGAGCAAGGAGAAACGAAAGAGATTACATACGGCCGTCTGATGGCGCGCGCCAACCAAATTGGAAACGCTTTCTTATCGCACGGTCTCGAAAAAGGCGATAAAGTGCTCGTCATGATGCCGCGCCTCATTGAAACATACGAAGTATATATAGGGGCGCTCAAAGCCGGGCTTGTCGTCATCCCAAGCTCGGAGATGCTGCGGACGAAAGACTTGCAATATCGGCTCGTCCATAGCGAAGCGAAAGCGGTCGTCGCGTATGCGCCGTATACGGACGAATTTGCGCCGATTGACGGCATCGACCGTTTGACGAAGTTCGTCATCGGAGAACCCCGGGACGGATGGATTCCGCTTGAAGACGCCATGGCGGGCGAGAGCGCAACGCTTGAGGCGGCGGACACCTCGCGCGACGATATGGCGTTTTTGTCGTACACGTCCGGCACAACCGGCAATCCGAAAGGAGTCGTCCATTGCCATGGCTGGGCATACGCCCATTTGCGCACCGCCGCGAAAAACTGGCTGTGCATTGAAGAGGGCGACCTTGTGTGGGCGACAGCCGGACCGGGATGGCAAAAATGGATTTGGAGTCCGTTTTTATCGGTGCTCGGCTCGGGGGCGACCGGTTTCGTCTACTACGGCCGCTTTGAGCCGGAAAAATATTTACAGCTATTAGAAAAATACAACATCAATGTGCTGTGCTGCACGCCGACGGAGTATCGTTTGATGGCGAAAGTGCCGGACATCGGCCGTTATAACCTATCCCATTTGCACAGCGCCGTGTCCGCCGGTGAGCCGCTCAACCGCGAAGTGATCGACACGTTCGCCAAGCATTTCGGCGTCGAAGTGCGCGACGGCTACGGGCAGACGGAGAACACGCTGCTTGTCGGCGTCATGAAAGGAATGCCCATCAAGCCGGGTTCGATGGGAAAACCGACGCCGGGCAACCGCGTCGAAATTATCGATGAAAACGGCGAGCCGTGCCCGCCCGGACAAGTCGGCGACATCGCCGTTCATATCGAAACGCCGGCGCTGTTTAAGTATTATTACAAAGATCCAGAGCGGACGGCGATGCAGTTCCGCGGCGACTACTACATCACGGGGGACAAAGCGCGCAAAGACGAGGACGGCTATTTCTGGTTTGAAGGCCGCGGGGATGACATCATCATCAGCGCCGGCTATACGATCGGCCCGTTTGAAGTGGAAGACGCGCTTGTCAAGCATCCAGCCGTCAAAGAGTGCGCCGTCGTCGCCAGTCCGGATGAAGTGCGCGGCCATGTGGTGAAAGCGTTCGTCGTGCTGCGCGACGGGATCGACAAAGACGATCCATCTTTGATTCCAGCCCTGCAAGAACATGTGAAACAGTTGACGGCGCCGTATAAATACCCGCGCAAAATCGAGTTTGTCGATGATTTGCCGAAAACGGCGTCTGGAAAAATTCGCCGCGTCGAGCTGCGCGAGCGGGAAGCCCGCTTTGCCGGCCGGTCGTCGTAAGCGGAAAGAGCCGGTTGAGCTGGCCGCTGCCGGAAGCAGAGCGATGTCCGCGCAGCGAAAAATGCCGCTCTGTGAGTCGTTTGGCAATCAAAAAGGGTGTTCTGCCTCAGCAGAGCACCCTTTTTTCAAGCGTCTTACAAAAAGACGCGTTTTACTTTATCCCAGAACGAATTGTCTTTTAGGCGCACCGTTTTGACCACCCGGTCGCTCAAGCGGATGTCAATCCGTTCAATATGCTGGATGCTGAGCGCTTCATTGTCGAGGCCGATGATCGGGAAATGGCTGGTTTCCTCTGACATTTTCAGCGTCAACGTCCGCGAGCCGCTCAAAATGAACGGCGAACCGAGCGTCCGATAGCGG
Protein-coding regions in this window:
- the ezrA gene encoding septation ring formation regulator EzrA, translating into MGMAWIVLLLGAGAIIYNHVYRKRMYREIDRLEEWKINVMNRPVPDELAKVKQLNMTGETEQLFERWRQQWDDIVAVKLPNVEEQLFDAERLLDKYRYRQARRLLGQIADGLRCLEEEVHEIIHEVNELIGSEEQSRAEIEELRAAHREAKKVLIAYRYTFGSAADLLDVRLTEAEKQFQRFAELTEAGNYLAARDVVLTLKEELGRLTAMMEEIPKLLGECQTSLPAQLAELADGYREMEERGYILDHLHMERTLQEKREKMERCLAMIHELRIEEAKQIAAELKEEIDALYDLLENEVLAHQYVQTEMPRIGSMLQELATEAKETEAEALFVQQSYHLAPSDLEKYRSIEKQLHQLQKRFFLIQDRVAEAKTAYSLLKEELEQLVSQIELMKEEHEQFRTMLQTLRKDELIAREKLEAMRKTLAEALRLVQKSRLPGLPEPYSLELAEARRSLQAVAARLEEKPLDMPAVDQALEEAKAAVERLYERTVEMIEQATLAERTIQYGNRYRRRYPAVRQRLEEAECLFRHYDYEEALRQAVAAVEEVEPGAFDRVQKLWQEDHSREQ
- a CDS encoding cysteine desulfurase family protein, yielding MIYLDNSATTKPFPEVVDSFVAVATNYFANPSSLHGLGMKAERLLAQAREQIAAMLRVKPNEIVFTSGGTEANNFAIKGVAWQYQRRGRHIITTKIEHPSVAEPCRQLEELGFEVTYLPVDREGRVSVEQVERALRDDTILVSVMHVNNEVGTVQPIEEIGALLAHYPKTLFHVDRVQGISKVPLDLKQAGVDLCTISAHKFHGLRGAGLLYVREGVRLAPLIAGGGQERQLRSGTENVAAIVAMAKALRLALERYERDIGRLQALKDEWLEALAAIPDIEINTPRDGAAPHIINFSLKSGIKPEVFVHELEKSGIYVSTTSACSSKKKAPSKTLLAMGLGEGRAERGIRISLSFDNSREEIAPAVAAIKQAIKTLSEVTE
- the thiI gene encoding tRNA uracil 4-sulfurtransferase ThiI: MNYDRILIRYGEMTTKGKNRNIFVRRLKNNIARKLQAFERIQIEYMRDRMYILLNGEPHEPIIEKLKTVFGIHSFSLAMKCENDLDAIKKTALAAVRQLPYQGKTFKVSARRVDKQFPYRSDELNYEVGAHILRHTDGLTVNVREPDLDVRIEVRQDGTYITCRDIFGAGGLPVGTSGKAMLMLSGGIDSPVAGYLAMKRGLEIEAVHFFSPPFTSERAKQKVIDLVRKLTTYGGRIKLHIVPFTEVQQAIYQGVPNEYSLISTRRAMLKITDELRRRQRALAIVTGESLGQVASQTLESMYVINEVTNTPILRPLVSMDKMEIIEIAKRIDTHDISILPYEDCCTIFTPRAPKTKPKKEKVLHYESQLDLAPLLEKAVNDTETLVIDEENGRADEFAELF
- a CDS encoding alpha/beta-type small acid-soluble spore protein translates to MARNNSNQLLVPGAQQALEQMKYEIAQEFGVNLGADTTSRANGSVGGEITKRLVSMAQQQLGGARQF
- the mbcS gene encoding acyl-CoA synthetase MbcS; its protein translation is MRREDLIAPERYNLTSEMERHATAHPDRIALKWESEQGETKEITYGRLMARANQIGNAFLSHGLEKGDKVLVMMPRLIETYEVYIGALKAGLVVIPSSEMLRTKDLQYRLVHSEAKAVVAYAPYTDEFAPIDGIDRLTKFVIGEPRDGWIPLEDAMAGESATLEAADTSRDDMAFLSYTSGTTGNPKGVVHCHGWAYAHLRTAAKNWLCIEEGDLVWATAGPGWQKWIWSPFLSVLGSGATGFVYYGRFEPEKYLQLLEKYNINVLCCTPTEYRLMAKVPDIGRYNLSHLHSAVSAGEPLNREVIDTFAKHFGVEVRDGYGQTENTLLVGVMKGMPIKPGSMGKPTPGNRVEIIDENGEPCPPGQVGDIAVHIETPALFKYYYKDPERTAMQFRGDYYITGDKARKDEDGYFWFEGRGDDIIISAGYTIGPFEVEDALVKHPAVKECAVVASPDEVRGHVVKAFVVLRDGIDKDDPSLIPALQEHVKQLTAPYKYPRKIEFVDDLPKTASGKIRRVELREREARFAGRSS